One Mauremys mutica isolate MM-2020 ecotype Southern chromosome 19, ASM2049712v1, whole genome shotgun sequence genomic window carries:
- the LOC123353110 gene encoding C-C motif chemokine 4-like, which yields MQQSLVRLRLSSLHSNMKVSLAVLLIAAFCSLASSAPLGSDMPISCCFSHTARQIPRSMLVDYYDTSSKCSLPAVVFITKKGRAVCANPSNSWVQAYVTTWS from the exons ATGCAGCAGTCCCTGGTCCGGCTCCGCTTATCCTCTCTGCACAGCAACATGAAGGTCTCCCTCGCCGTTCTCCTCATCGCTGCCTTCTGCTCCCTGGCCTCCTCTGCCCCAC TGGGATCGGACATGCCCATCTCCTGCTGCTTCTCCCACACGGCCCGCCAGATCCCACGCAGCATGTTGGTGGATTACTATGACACCAGCAGCAAGTGCTCCTTACCCGCTGTAGT GTTTATTACGAAGAAAGGCCGGGCCGTCTGTGCCAACCCCAGCAACTCCTGGGTCCAAGCCTATGTGACCACCTGGAGCTGA
- the LOC123353115 gene encoding C-C motif chemokine 4-like codes for MKVSVAALAVLLVAAFCSLASSAPIGSDPPTACCFTYASRKIPRGLVVDYYDTNSMCSQTAIVFITKKGREVCANPKEDWVQEYVTNLELN; via the exons ATGAAGGTCTCCGTGGCTGCCCTCGCCGTTCTCCTCGTCGCTGCCTTCTGCTCCCTGGCTTCCTCTGCCCCAA ttGGCTCCGATCCCCCGACTGCTTGCTGCTTTACCTACGCGTCCCGGAAGATCCCACGTGGCTTGGTGGTAGATTATTATGACACCAACAGCATGTGCTCCCAGACGGCCATAGT ATTTATCACCAAGAAGGGCCGTGAagtctgtgctaaccccaaagaGGACTGGGTTCAGGAGTACGTGACCAATTTGGAACTGAACTGA